The following coding sequences lie in one Plasmodium sp. gorilla clade G2 genome assembly, chromosome: 11 genomic window:
- a CDS encoding zinc finger protein, putative, which produces MSQLKPNKEKVSKNLQPKDLNTGQKKKNNNPSPLEKDRRSYSHGDNEKLICMQLNIEKNNLPTDDKNLRKKKYSSNCNHEKKKKNKEIDKIEKGNLFNKKLEQNENSDVFNKIKEQQTKEHINEYVDGYMVGHIHKNPDRQTEDINIAKYAEKINEEEKNDFLFNNLEKQYTYDTLPFMTNPNMKLYPWEDNYNMYNINDIQNGIYNNYLKNEASQNYIYCTYDNNRMENTNYGYIKYNDIKKDHIMFKNNTYIEGEKINNNPICINQNNMLYKEPYPKYIWNDENEYTHKTHSSNNNNNNNNININNGFNNNNYYYNNTHNFKGNSNIMKGFLKEPNVLNNPMYLNNNTHNYIPYNNNIDNIHGYIYNNMDYYVAPCIPYSYYYNYNISPFDQTNISNSNYPFTYYPFYTTNINNNPAYSYLYNNNQQIHQINNNIHYNDIIHKNGSNAYFLNSNTLGNSPISTNYISDNNVKGSNNSKYYRIKLCQYFKEGICHKGDNCSYAHSQDELRNYFSFKKTKICEMWLKNKCGNTDCVYAHGELELRAAPDFFKTKLCKFFNTSGMCPLFDNCRHAHGQEELRKPGYMNNSHQADTLTNKNNDKPLIYEINDKHVSNESVSTQSNNKINENKNDRKVSNNIIDNEKRENLHKEELNNQINEETQNKKINKIKQTNENNKNNENNICKQDNEAKTLIENNNQIVHDKKEEKKRQDNEQENEAKIEKNKKFNEEYKSQEQDKKEINVQGANETNIQTQNKQKNAEEKKEEEILENNSQNHLYSQEKKKKTPKKKKKKRNLINSSNITTNLNNDSKCNKFEEGEEDKPTEKKTNSNYNILIQNIRGEEGEISALNQSNVPNKDIEIISPKNDESLNLNRNKYFSNKYDAGKLDHVTYYDTYEKKIIKLGGEYNKIEQCVKKRNITTYSQKREKNDIMTHKGYSKNGSKINNHIHNNEIIKDQNTVKVNVKVKNNKVLNNKFKDDEKIRRVKYTFVNDTHNMHTNDKNNDATKIEKTNNYINMNVKNINKKKTYGTYSKKEKCLNDQYKSEAQNNRSTKNNESIKLRKDVNNNKCKKEKYNEKEKKNLETSAHWKMKKHKMNKIVLEYKGCSCVHDNIRNGIKNKNQNGKENISINETNKKEVSKTLAKSYSNCTTTTTCSNYKYKKNYMNTSIAISNYFDKNNSFQRNKKMINGKLLDARSKIANIPNGRIKYIEENTYKHNNNIIVDNNLNYYHLDNSGNKIISLPNYSNPIYNFNDTSNYFLTSHNDKNLAPISHDNIMRQMNGYNNINHNGDYISNMNYANYFPHVKNNNILLNHNIIPMDMMSKNGNYYNNINNCIYDCNNPYYNIPNMGINNKNTFDNFTTINHNNNENISMDIKNEDTSYYKSHNHIIRSKKGGNIKNNRTNKSFKYSITSNSLKNIKKQKNFNYEPIKEANIYNINDYKNFDTYNFTNKQKDISSKNIKYNRSKKNLFFSKNNNNNDNNFLINERNIQVPKTPHIIKNNIKPNISNNNRNYMNHININWENNPIAKDMQFYQVNDKEKNQKKKEPFFPYVHSDMNFDRNYNKVNNKNWSYMNESIMTNINNINQNNDNSINNNISNNYYNPCNIYENKTSFIDAMKNISQEDIQNAFMNNMVTFQD; this is translated from the coding sequence ATGTCTCAATTAAAaccaaataaagaaaaagttTCCAAGAATTTACAACCTAAAGATTTAAATACGggacaaaaaaagaaaaataataacccATCACCATTAGAAAAAGATAGAAGAAGTTATTCACATGgtgataatgaaaaattaatttgTATGCAGCtaaatatagaaaagaaTAATTTGCCGACTGATGATAAGAATTtaaggaaaaagaaatattccTCTAATTGTAAtcatgaaaagaaaaaaaaaaataaagaaatcgACAAAATTGAAAAAGGAAACTTGttcaataaaaaattagaacAAAATGAAAACTCCGatgtatttaataaaataaaagaacaacaaacaaaagaacatataaatgaatatgttGATGGATATATGGTTGGACATATCCATAAAAATCCCGATAGACAAACCGAAGATATTAATATTGCTAAATATgctgaaaaaattaatgaagaagaaaaaaatgattttttatttaacaaTTTAGAAAAGcaatatacatatgataCATTACCATTTATGACAAATCCAAACATGAAATTGTATCCTTGGGAAGacaattataatatgtataatattaatgatatacaaaatggaatatataataattatttaaaaaatgaagcttctcagaattatatatattgcacatatgataataatagaatGGAAAACACAAATTatggatatattaaatacaatgatataaaaaaagaccacataatgtttaaaaataacacatatatagaaggagaaaaaataaataataatcctatatgtattaatcaaaataatatgctTTATAAGGAACCTTatccaaaatatatatggaatgatgaaaatgaataCACACATAAGACACACAGTAgtaataacaacaacaataataataatattaatattaataatggtttcaataataataattattattataataatacccATAATTTTAAAGGAAATAGTAATATTATGAAAGGTTTTTTAAAGGAACCAAATGTTCTTAATAATCCAatgtatttaaataataacacccataattatataccatataataataatattgataatattcatggttatatatataataatatggattaCTATGTTGCACCTTGTATAccttattcttattattataattataatatatcaccATTTGATCAAACAAATATAAGTAATAGTAATTATCCATTTACATATTATCCATTCTATACAACCAATATTAATAACAATCCTgcatattcatatttatataataataatcaacaaattcatcaaataaataataatattcattataatgacataatacataaaaatggCTCAAATGCATATTTTCTAAATTCTAACACTTTAGGAAACTCTCCTATCTCaacaaattatatttctGATAATAATGTAAAGGGAAGTAATAATTCTAAATATTATAGAATAAAATTATGCCAATATTTTAAAGAAGGAATCTGTCATAAGGGAGATAATTGTTCATATGCTCATTCACAAGATGAAttaagaaattattttagttttaaaaaaacaaaaatatgtgAAATGTGGTTAAAGAATAAATGTGGAAATACAGATTGTGTATATGCCCATGGAGAACTAGAATTAAGAGCAGCCCctgatttttttaaaacaaaactgtgtaaattttttaacaCAAGTGGTATGTGTCCTTTATTTGATAACTGTCGACATGCCCATGGACAAGAAGAATTAAGGAAACCTGGCTATATGAATAATTCTCATCAAGCAGATAcattaacaaataaaaataacgaTAAGCCTTTAATTTATGAAATTAATGATAAACATGTTTCAAATGAATCCGTTTCTACTCAAtcaaataacaaaataaatgaaaataaaaatgatagaaAGGTTTCTAATAACATAattgataatgaaaaaagagaaaatttACATAAGGAAGAATTAAACAAtcaaataaatgaagaaacacaaaataaaaaaataaataaaataaaacaaactaatgaaaataataaaaataatgaaaataatatatgtaaacaaGATAATGAAGCTAAAACCTTAATTGAGAATAATAATCAAATTGTTCATGAcaaaaaggaagaaaaaaaacgtCAAGATAATGAACAAGAAAATGAAgctaaaatagaaaaaaataaaaaatttaatgaaGAATACAAATCACAAGAACAagataaaaaggaaataaatgTACAAGGAGCAAATGAAACAAATATACAAACACAAAATAAACAGAAAAATgcggaagaaaaaaaagaagaagaaatacTAGAAAATAATTCCCAAAATCATTTATACTctcaagaaaaaaagaaaaaaactccaaagaaaaaaaaaaaaaaaagaaacctAATTAACTCTTCTAACATAACTACTAATTTGAACAATGATTCTAAATGTAACAAGTTTGAAGAAGGAGAAGAAGATAAACCTactgaaaaaaaaacaaactcaaattataatatattgattCAAAACATTAGAGGTGAAGAAGGAGAAATCTCTGCCTTAAACCAAAGCAACGTACCAAACAAggatatagaaataatttcacctaaaaatgatgaatcattaaatttaaataggAATAAATACTTttctaataaatatgatgcGGGGAAATTAGACCATGTAACTTATTACGatacatatgaaaaaaaaattataaaattaggtggagaatataataaaatagaacaatgtgtaaaaaaaagaaatataacaACATACAGccaaaaaagagaaaaaaatgatataatgaCACACAAAGGTTATTCTAAAAATGGCTCAAAAATAAACAATCATATTCacaataatgaaataataaaagaccAAAACACAGTAAAAGTAAAtgtaaaagtaaaaaataataaagtattaaataataagtttaaagatgatgaaaaaataagGCGTGTAAAATATACCTTTGTGAATGACACACATAACATGCatacaaatgataaaaataacgATGCTacaaaaattgaaaaaacaaataattacataaatatgaatgtaaaaaatataaataagaaaaaaacgTATGGCACCTATTCTAAAAAAGAGAAATGTTTAAATGATCAATATAAGAGTGAAGCACAAAATAATCGCtcaacaaaaaataatgagagcataaaattaagaaaagatgtaaataacaataaatgcaagaaagaaaaatataatgaaaaagaaaagaaaaatttggAAACATCAGCACATtggaaaatgaaaaaacacaaaatgaataaaattgTATTAGAATATAAAGGGTGTTCATGTGTACATGATAATATTCGAAAtggtataaaaaataaaaatcaaaatggaaaagaaaatatatccataaatgaaacaaataaaaaagaagtgTCAAAAACATTGGCAAAGAGTTATTCAAATTGTACTACCACTACAACCTGtagtaattataaatataaaaagaattatatgaatacatCTATTGCAATTTCtaattattttgataagAATAATTCGTTTCAACGTAAtaagaaaatgataaatggTAAATTATTGGATGCAAGAAGTAAAATTGCAAATATACCAAATGGGcgcataaaatatatagaggaaaatacatataagcataataataatattatagttgataataatttaaattattatcatttagaTAATTcaggaaataaaataatttctcTACCTAACTATAGCAAccctatatataattttaacgATACAtctaattattttttaacctCACATAATGATAAGAATTTGGCTCCCATATCtcatgataatattatgagACAAATGAatggatataataatattaatcataATGGAGATTATATATCCAATATGAATTATGCAAATTATTTTCCTCAtgtgaaaaataataacatattattgaatcataatattattcctATGGATATGATGTCAAAAAATGGAAATtattacaataatataaataattgtatatatgaCTGTAACAATCCATATTACAATATTCCAAATATGGgaattaataataagaacacatttgataattttacgacaataaatcataataataatgaaaatatttccatggatataaaaaatgaagacacttcatattataaatcaCATAATCATATTATACGTTCCAAAAAAGGAGgcaatataaagaataatagaacaaataaatcatttaaatatagtATAACCTcaaattctttaaaaaatataaaaaaacaaaaaaattttaattacgAACCTATAAAAGAAGcaaacatatataacatcaatgactataaaaattttgatacatataattttacaaataaaCAAAAGGATATttcatcaaaaaatataaaatataacagatcaaaaaaaaatttattcttttcaaaaaacaataataataatgataataattttttaataaatgaaagGAATATACAAGTACCTAAAACAccacatattataaaaaacaatataaaaccaaatatatctaataataatagaaattatatgaatcaCATAAATATCAATTGGGAAAATAACCCTATTGCAAAAGATATGCAATTTTATCAAGTTAATGATAAGgaaaaaaaccaaaaaaaaaaagaacctTTCTTTCCATATGTGCATAGTGATATGAACTTTGAtcgtaattataataaagtgaataataaaaattggaGTTATATGAATGAATCTATTatgacaaatataaataatattaatcagAACAATGATAattctattaataataatatttctaataattattataaccCTTGTAATATctatgaaaataaaacatcTTTTATTGATgcaatgaaaaatatttcgCAAGAAGATATACAAAATGcatttatgaataatatggtGACATTTCAAgattga
- a CDS encoding DNA-directed RNA polymerase I subunit RPA2, putative: MAEEVNRNVKRASELINYNKVDKSCLKNINLQITDGEIKLHLKIIEALYPNMKLKVDKLINGSYNIFTKFLVQSHIDDFNSFINVYIKNIAENIPIMEFSPQQNNYSLLNMNKNNSESVKFFVSDIQIKNPMIKNEKGEYRADYPYLCKLSARTYEGELLIKINRQYKDEIASTTICAGHIPIMIMSNLCNLSNLNKKELAQKGEDQSLLGGFFVVSGRLKVIRYVIHPKYNTLLLNADNKIHINCLLNDNTVVINFLTLTRNNSYVYGFRFQNAVCSLPFHLLLMILSPIKKKSYIFNKIKLGVENENAIKYIELFINSIFLKNTFNEKELFEKYNLTYLGRIAYLRRGIFKYNLNCYEKKAKDILKYCVLPHIKNNSEKFETMCFMFKKLIYSNFKLITPINKDSLENHAVTTCSNLLANLLKDQVMNSLCRLYIRYTRSFFKYFETKYNTFKLSVKQIYLRYKMFVLEEMQEDHLNQISLYESSENINDSSYQDNNDYKNESKKKLKSIFINEKEKLFKSVENYFKELYNDNYMFLENCKSFSNTSSAILFFFKTGNISSENLHYQQKSGWVIAADEINNLRLITNFRAIHRGTFFQDVKVLTPRKLLGESWGFICPVHTPDGTPCGLLNHLAQYCHVHNLSSNEAHKLNIKLYLKKIGINVNLDDTSGIHTIYDDENIPIIVDSIPITYIGEKDFNRTVYKLKYAKNNNLFNLKSYFEINAYLNEPLIMNSIIINTFPGRLIRPLFNLKTKDIEFISPSYQPYISVAINNEDVKKNNLARKLLKKKEQVVNSIKIDKNPCSIKQKFLYHQNRENLLCKLKKESKDGSNKYYKNKIDSKLLKVLDQKKNNDSDTNTDNYVSSSEYDTDSDYDYDYDSNCDSKSNSNFDSKSDNISGSDNNMSTTTYVDSDENINIDMYEQIPQKFEYMELKETSFLSFLASLTPFSDHNQSPRNIYQCQMLKQTMGIQSLNNVYTFTNKIYRMITPQVPLVVTRDYEFYGVDNFPSGTNAVVAILAYTGYDMEDALIINKASADRGIFRTHIYKTEFIDLQKVGESSNFVFGNNIRYLNNNKNNNKNMAYENKGKFLNKDGLPCVQQKITEGSPLYSYINKSNELTTYESFRNHGEYYVDFVSIGKNSSNQVAVVKLRSTRQPQVGDKFASRHGQKGVVSRLFPQEDMPFAESGIVPDIIFNPHGIPSRMTIGMLIESICGKAASLYGKRIDATPFRKYTQQKSFNNPWIDNCGIKGFLEKNDTLKSDLDPCQEEKDKKKNNNNNNNKIKNNKYNNSNDSDDNSNQCNDKRDEEEKKGTITYDEKIDYFAKLLLNKGYDYYGTELLYSGIYGVPLQAHIFIGVIYYQRLRHMAYDKAQVRRTGPVCNLTHQPLKGKRKHGGIRVGEMERDGIISHGCSFVINERFLMSSDGHECFVCPKCGLILSPIMQFNTTGKIMKGRSIGGKSKMAVCKSCDVSCKIVIIPYVIRYLLNELICLNVTIRLNMKSVENVFDMK; this comes from the exons atggcAGAGGAAGTAAATAGAAATGTTAAAAGAGCGTCCGAATtgattaattataataaagtaGATAAAAgttgtttaaaaaatatcaacCTACAAATTACGGATGGAGAAATAAAGttacatttaaaaattattgaagCCTTATATCCtaatatgaaattaaaagttgataaattaataaatggaagttataatatttttacgaAATTCTTAGTACAATCACATATAGATGATTTTAACTCCtttataaatgtttatataaaaaatattgctGAGAATATACCAATCATGGAATTTTCACCTCagcaaaataattattctctattaaatatgaataagaaTAATTCTGAATCAGTAAAGTTTTTCGTAAGtgatatacaaataaaaaatccaatgataaaaaatgaaaaagggGAGTATAGAGCAGATTATCCTTATTTATGTAAACTATCTGCTAGAACATATGAAGGAGAATtacttataaaaattaatagacAATATAAAGATGAAATAGCTAGTACAACAATATGTGCTGGACATATTCCAATTATGATTATGTCCAATTTATGTAATTTAagtaatttaaataaaaaagaattagcTCAAAAAGGAGAAGACCAAAGTTTATTAGGTGGTTTTTTTGTAGTATCTGGAAGATTAAAAGTAATAAGATATGTAATTCATCcgaaatataatacattattaCTAAATGCTGATAATaagatacatataaattgtttattaaatgataatactgtcgtaattaattttttaacattAACTAGAAATAATTCATATGTTTATGGATTCAGATTCCAAAATGCAGTATGTTCTCTtccttttcatttattattaatgatTTTAAGTccaataaaaaagaaaagttatatttttaataaaattaagcTAGGAgttgaaaatgaaaatgcaattaaatatatagaactttttattaattctatatttctaaaaaatacatttaatgaaaaggaactttttgaaaaatataatttaactTATTTAGGTAGAATTGCTTATTTAAGAAGAggtatttttaaatataatttaaattgctatgaaaaaaaagcaaaagatattttaaaatattgtgTATTACcgcatataaaaaataattctgaAAAATTTGAAACCATGTGttttatgtttaaaaaattaatctaTAGTAATTTCAAATTAATTACTCCTATAAATAAAGATTCTTTAGAAAATCATGCTGTAACTACATGTAGTAATTTATTAGCAAATTTGTTGAAAGATCAAGTAATGAATTCTTTATGTCGTTTGTACATTAGATATACAagatcattttttaaatattttgaaaCGAAATATAACACATTCAAATTAAGTGTAAAGCAAATATATTTGAGATACAAAATGTTTGTATTAGAGGAAATGCAAGAAGACCACTTAAACCAAATATCTTTGTATGAATCATCTGAAAATATCAATGATTCTAGTTATCAAG ATAATAACGATTATAAGAACGAATCCAAAAAAAAACTCAAATCCATTTtcataaatgaaaaagaaaaattgttCAAGAGCGTCGAGAATTATTtcaaagaattatataatgataattatatgtttttagaAAATTGTAAAAGTTTTTCAAATACTTCATCagctattttatttttcttcaaaACTGGAAATATCTCCTCAGAAAATTTACATTATCAACAAAAAAGTGGTTGGGTAATAGCAGCAgatgaaattaataatttaagatTAATAACCAATTTTAGAGCTATACACAGAGGAACCTTTTTTCAAGATGTTAAAGTATTAACTCCAAGAAAATTATTAGGAGAATCATGGGGATTTATATGCCCTGTACATACTCCTGACGGTACCCCATGTGGTTTATTAAATCATTTGGCTCAATATTGTCATGTTCATAATTTATCTAGTAATGAAGCACATAAACTCAATATAAAATTGTATCTTAAAAAAATAGgtataaatgtaaatttaGATGATACTAGTGGTATACATACAAtttatgatgatgaaaacATTCCAATTATTGTTGATTCAATACCCATTACATATATAGGAGAAAAAGATTTTAATAGAACTGTCTATAAATTGAAATATGCAAAAAACAATAATTTGTTTAATTTAAAATCGTATTTTGAAATTAATGCTTATTTAAATGAACCTCTAATTATGAACAgcataattattaatacatttCCAGGAAGACTAATACGACCTTTATTTAATTTGAAAACTAAAGACATTGAATTTATTTCACCATCTTATCAACCATATATATCTGTAGCTATAAACAATGAagatgttaaaaaaaataatttagctagaaaacttttaaaaaaaaaagaacaagtTGTTAATTCGATAAAAATAGATAAAAACCCTTGCAGTATAAAGCAGAAATTTTTATACCATCAAAATAGGGAAAACTTATTATgcaaattaaaaaaggaatCAAAAGATGGctcaaataaatattacaaaaataaaattgatagcaaattattaaaagttttagatcagaaaaaaaataacgaTTCAGATACAAATACGGATAATTATGTTAGTAGTTCTGAATATGATACAGATTCGGATTATGATTATGATTATGATTCTAATTGTGATTCAAAATCTAACTCTAATTTTGATTCAAAGTCTGATAATATATCAGgaagtgataataatatgtcaACAACTACATATGTTGATagtgatgaaaatattaatatagatATGTATGAACAAATACCACAAAAATTTGAATATATGGAATTAAAAGAGACATCCTTTTTATCCTTTCTTGCTTCTTTGACTCCTTTTTCAGATCATAATCAAAGTCCTCGTAATATTTATCAGTGCCAAATGTTGAAACAAACTATGGGAATACAAAGtttaaataatgtatatacattcacaaataaaatatatcgaATGATAACACCTCAAGTACCATTAGTTGTAACAAGAGATTATGAATTTTATGGAGTGGATAATTTTCCTAGTGGTACGAATGCGGTAGTGGCTATATTAGCTTATACAGGATACGATATGGAAGATGcgttaataataaataaagctAGTGCAGATAGAGGTATATTTcgaacacatatatataaaactgAATTTATTGATTTACAAAAAGTTGGAGAATCTAGTAATTTTGTGTTtggaaataatataagatatttaaataataataaaaataataataagaatatggCTTACGAAAATAAAggaaaatttttaaataaagatgGGTTACCTTGTGTACAACAAAAGATAACAGAGGGTAGTccattatattcatatattaataaaagcaATGAATTAACTACTTATGAATCTTTTAGGAACCATGGAGAATATTACGTAGACTTTGTAAGTATAGGAAAAAATAGTTCAAATCAAGTAGCAGTTGTTAAATTAAGATCAACAAGACAACCACAAGTTGGTGATAAATTTGCATCGAGACATGGACAAAAGGGGGTTGTCTCTCGATTATTTCCTCAAGAGGATATGCCATTTGCTGAAAGTGGTATTGTTCctgatattattttcaatcCTCATGGTATTCCATCTCGTATGACTATAGGTATGCTTATCGAGAGTATTTGTGGAAAAGCTGCATCTTTATATGGAAAAAGAATAGATGCTACTCCATTTAGAAAATATACGCAACAAAAAAGTTTTAACAATCCATGGATTGACAATTGTGGTATCAAAGGTTTCTtggaaaaaaatgatacatTAAAATCTGACTTGGATCCATGTCAGGaggaaaaagataaaaaaaaaaataataataataataataataagataaaaaataataaatataataactcTAATGATAGTGATGACAATTCCAACCAATGTAATGATAAAcgtgatgaagaagaaaaaaaaggtaCTATAActtatgatgaaaaaattgATTATTTTgctaaattattattaaacaaaGGATATGATTATTATGGAACTGAATTGTTATATAGTGGTATATATGGGGTTCCATTACAggcacatatatttattggtGTAATTTATTATCAAAGGTTAAGACATATGGCTTATGATAAAGCTCAAGTGAGAAGAACAGGACCAGTGTGTAATTTAACTCACCAACCCTTgaaaggaaaaagaaaacatgGTGGTATAAGAGTAGGAGAAATGGAAAGAGACGGTATAATATCACATGGTTGTAGTTTTGTAATTAATGAAAGATTTTTAATGAGTTCTGATGGACATGAATGTTTTGTTTGCCCTAAATGCGGACTTATTTTATCACCAATAATGCAATTTAATACAACTGgaaaaataatgaaaggAAGATCTATTGGAGGAAAAAGTAAAATGGCTGTATGCAAATCTTGTGATGTCTCTTGtaaaattgttattattcCATATGTTATAcgatatttattaaatgaactCATTTGTTTAAATGTTACCATAAGGTTGAATATGAAATCAGTGGAAAATGTTTTtgatatgaaataa
- a CDS encoding coatomer delta subunit, putative encodes MTVLSAVISTKSKILVSRQFRNISKCDLDSLTIPFHNLIERERSDHTYIETDKVRYVYQPLDNIYIFLITNINSNIIEDLEIIKVLSQIIQDICQGNINESTILKKCFTIIFYIDELIKNGVREIVNSNQIKTYIEMESHEEKLQTIIRENKEKEEKERRKFIASKLEKNRQKQSKVSTNSFLTNDLINNLEYTNNIDMYKNEEHDIIDESFNAYKGMQLTSNKKENIRILNVVENKIDTKPHINVNSIFDKPINIVITENIICTLSSEGTLCDLDIQGTFNLQINNHNYSKVIVELDNEYSEKAKIHPILDKNKYNSNILELKDKSKNFRINTIYPLLKWKINHINDSYIPLNISCWPCEDNESTLLSLEIENKRNNNDEIIYDLHVNLMCPSAHKPQIISNDKGIVEHDGVLLAWKVDELKNNQSCQIEISIQANPESVFPFSVEAKSNMLAHKLNVLKVYDEDTKKDIEYEIKKNITYLFTINK; translated from the exons atgacagTTTTAAGCGCAGTAATTAGTACTAAAAGTAAAATATTGGTTTCACGACAATTTCGTAATATTAGTAAGTGTGATTTAGATTCATTAACCATACCATTTCATAATTTAATTGAAAGAGAAAGAAGtgatcatacatatatagaaACAGATAAGGTGAGATATGTTTACCAACCTTTagataacatatatatatttttaattactAATATTAATTCAAATATTATAGAAGATTTAGAAATAATTAAAGTTTTAAGTCAAATAATTCAAGATATATGTCAAGGgaatataaatgaaagtactatattaaaaaaatgttttactataatattttatattgatgaattaataaaaaatggagTGAGAGAAATTGTTAATAGTAATCAAATAAAAACTTATATTGAAATGGAATCTCATGAAGAGAAGTTACAAACAATTATaagagaaaataaagaaaaggaggaaaaagaaagaagaaaatttatTGCTTCTAAATTAGAAAAGAATAGACAAAAACAAAGTAAAGTTAGTACTAATAGTTTCTTAACAAatgatttaattaataatttagaatatacaaataatattgatatgtataaaaatgaagaacatGACATAATAGATGAAAGTTTTAATGCCTATAAAGGTATGCAATTAACCtctaataaaaaagaaaatatacgTATTCTAAATGTagttgaaaataaaatagacaCAAAACCTCATATTAATGTTAATTCTATTTTTGATAAACCAATTAATATTGTAATaacagaaaatattatatgtacacTAAGTTCTGAAGGTACTTTATGTGATTTAGATATACAAGGTACATTCAATCTACAaattaataatcataattattCAAAAGTTATAGTCGAATTAGATAATGAATATTCAGAAAAAGCTAAAATACATCCCAtattagataaaaataaatataattctaatatattagaattaaaagataaaagtaaaaatttCAGAATTAATACTATTTATCCATTATTAAAATGGAAAATTAATCATATCAATGATTCATATATACCTCTTAATATAAGTTGTTGGCCATGTGAAGATAATGAAAGTACATTATTAAGTTTagaaattgaaaataaaagaaataataatgatgaaatcATTTATGATCTTCATGTTAATTTAATGTGCCCATCAGCACATAAACCACAAATCATTAGTAATGATAAAGGAATTGTAGAACATGATGGTGTCTTATTAGCTTGGAAAGTAGATGAACTCAAAAATAATCAATCTTGTCAAATTGAAATATCTATTCAAGCAAATCCAGAAAGTGTCTTCCCATTTTCTGTGGAAGCTAAATCGAACATGTTGGCACACAAATTAAac GTTTTGAAAGTTTACGACGAAGATACGAAGAAAGACATtgaatatgaaataaaaaagaatatcacatatttatttaccaTCAACAAATGA